The following nucleotide sequence is from Flavimarina sp. Hel_I_48.
ACGTAATCTGTTTGCAGGCGCTGCAGGCTCTGATCCATCTGTTTTTTTATATGCTCTGCGGAAAGTTCTACGTGACCCTGTCCCATATCCATTCCCACTTTTGTGGCAATAATCATTTTATCGCGGTTGCCGCGTTCTTTCATCCATTGACCTATCACCGTTTCACTTTCCCCGCCTTCATGGCCCTCAACCCAGCGTGAATATACATTTGCGGTGTCAATATAGTTGAAGCCTTTTTCCAAAAGCTCATCAAGAAGCCTAAAAGACATCTTTTTATCTGCCGTCCACCCAAAAACATTTCCACCAAAGGCAATGGGGGGAATCTCCAGTGAGGTCCTGCCCAGTTTTTTTAAATTCATATCATGTATTTTACCTCAAAATTACAATGCCTGCACTACAAAATAGAAGGTTGAAAATTAAAGTCCTGTTAATATGCGGGCAGCATGTCATGGGCAAACAATATTCACGTATTTTAGTCGACTAACTAACCGATACTTTTTACAATGAAAAATCTTTTTAGGGCGCTGATCGCCGGCTGGGGAGCAAAAAAAATAGGCGGCGGCCGCTGTGGTTGCATAGGCACCATTGTGGTTTTTGCAATTCTTTACTGGTTGCTAGGTTATGTATTCCAGGTATTTTAAACCAGAATCCAGAACAATTTTACAACACAACTTATGATTCAGGTTTCTCAAGACGTTCCAAATAACGCCAATAACGCACCCTTAGATTTTAGTGATCCAGCAGACGTGATCATTTTTATCGTTTTGCCCGTGCTCTTTATCATCCTGTATTTTATATGGCGGAACA
It contains:
- a CDS encoding adenylosuccinate synthetase; its protein translation is MIQVSQDVPNNANNAPLDFSDPADVIIFIVLPVLFIILYFIWRNKKKKKP